From the genome of Oncorhynchus tshawytscha isolate Ot180627B linkage group LG31, Otsh_v2.0, whole genome shotgun sequence, one region includes:
- the LOC112229450 gene encoding ras-related protein Rab-25-like isoform X1, with protein MSDESYNFVFKVVLIGESGVGKSNLLSRFTKNEFNHDSRTTIGVEFSTRTVQLDTFAIKAQIWDTAGLERYRANTSAYYRGAVGALLVYDITKHLTYESVERWLKELYDHTDPHMVVMLVGNKSDLDTLRTVPTEEAKDFTEKNSLLFMETSALDSTNVEAAFQEVLTAIHKKVASREVPRVSITALTLSSTIGTASDAQEKRSTCCKNL; from the exons TGGTTCTGATTGGTGAGTCTGGTGTTGGGAAAAGCAACCTGCTGTCTCGCTTCACCAAGAATGAGTTTAACCACGACAGCCGCACCACCATCGGAGTGGAGTTCAGCACCCGCACTGTTCAGCTGGATACCTTCGCCATCAAGGCTCAGATCTGGGACACGGCAGGGCTGGAGAGATACAGAGCCAACACCTCCGC gTACTACAGAGGGGCGGTGGGGGCTCTGCTGGTGTATGACATCACCAAGCACCTAACCTATGAGAGTGTGGAGCGTTGGTTGAAGGAGCTGTACGACCACACCGACCCCCACATGGTGGTCATGCTGGTGGGCAACAAGAGTGATCTGGATACGCTGAGGACCGTGCCCACCGAGGAGGCCAAGGACTTCACAG AAAAGAATAGCCTCTTGTTTATGGAGACGTCAGCTCTGGATTCTACCAACGTTGAAGCTGCTTTCCAGGAAGTTCTCACAG CGATCCACAAGAAGGTGGCCAGTCGAGAGGTGCCCCGCGTGTCCATCACTGCCTTGACCCTGTCCAGTACTATTGGAACAGCTAGCGACGCCCAGGAGAAACGCAGTACCTGCTGCAAGAACCTCTGA
- the LOC112229450 gene encoding ras-related protein Rab-25-like isoform X2 has translation MSDESYNFVFKVVLIGESGVGKSNLLSRFTKNEFNHDSRTTIGVEFSTRTVQLDTFAIKAQIWDTAGLERYRANTSAYYRGAVGALLVYDITKHLTYESVERWLKELYDHTDPHMVVMLVGNKSDLDTLRTVPTEEAKDFTAIHKKVASREVPRVSITALTLSSTIGTASDAQEKRSTCCKNL, from the exons TGGTTCTGATTGGTGAGTCTGGTGTTGGGAAAAGCAACCTGCTGTCTCGCTTCACCAAGAATGAGTTTAACCACGACAGCCGCACCACCATCGGAGTGGAGTTCAGCACCCGCACTGTTCAGCTGGATACCTTCGCCATCAAGGCTCAGATCTGGGACACGGCAGGGCTGGAGAGATACAGAGCCAACACCTCCGC gTACTACAGAGGGGCGGTGGGGGCTCTGCTGGTGTATGACATCACCAAGCACCTAACCTATGAGAGTGTGGAGCGTTGGTTGAAGGAGCTGTACGACCACACCGACCCCCACATGGTGGTCATGCTGGTGGGCAACAAGAGTGATCTGGATACGCTGAGGACCGTGCCCACCGAGGAGGCCAAGGACTTCACAG CGATCCACAAGAAGGTGGCCAGTCGAGAGGTGCCCCGCGTGTCCATCACTGCCTTGACCCTGTCCAGTACTATTGGAACAGCTAGCGACGCCCAGGAGAAACGCAGTACCTGCTGCAAGAACCTCTGA